A single window of Usitatibacter rugosus DNA harbors:
- a CDS encoding KTSC domain-containing protein, producing MKRLNGSGLKAAGYDERNRKMVIETSTGMFEYANVGVEIYRRLMSSPTPASYFKDVIEEDFTGRRIK from the coding sequence ATGAAGCGCCTGAACGGCAGCGGCCTCAAGGCGGCCGGCTACGACGAGCGCAACCGCAAGATGGTGATCGAGACCTCCACCGGCATGTTCGAGTACGCGAACGTGGGGGTGGAGATCTACCGTCGGCTGATGAGCTCGCCCACGCCGGCCAGCTACTTCAAGGACGTGATCGAGGAAGACTTCACGGGGCGTCGGATCAAGTAG
- a CDS encoding YceI family protein — translation MKAAPRLAAALAAWSAAGALAAPEEFNVDPAHTYPGFAVRHLGISTQRGRFDNTTGKIIIDRAAKKGSIDIAIETTSVSTGSPKIDNVLRGEDFFSVEKHPKMYFKSSSVEFDGDRPKSARGDLTLLGVTKPVTLVIDSFGCTKLPFFVRTTCGADVNTVISRSEFGMNAYSAFLSDDVRISVQIEAVKVEPAAEMPGAGG, via the coding sequence ATGAAGGCGGCGCCCCGGCTCGCGGCCGCTCTCGCCGCGTGGTCCGCGGCCGGCGCGCTCGCGGCGCCCGAGGAGTTCAACGTCGATCCGGCGCACACCTATCCCGGGTTCGCCGTGCGCCACCTCGGCATCTCCACGCAGCGCGGGCGCTTCGACAACACCACCGGGAAGATCATCATCGACCGCGCCGCGAAGAAGGGCTCCATCGACATCGCGATCGAGACCACGTCGGTGAGCACCGGCAGCCCCAAGATCGACAACGTCCTTCGCGGCGAGGATTTCTTCAGCGTCGAGAAGCACCCGAAGATGTACTTCAAGTCGAGCTCGGTGGAGTTCGACGGCGACCGTCCGAAATCGGCCCGGGGCGACCTCACGCTGCTGGGGGTCACGAAGCCGGTCACGCTCGTGATCGACAGCTTCGGGTGCACCAAGCTCCCGTTCTTCGTGCGCACGACGTGCGGGGCCGACGTGAACACCGTCATCAGCCGCTCCGAGTTCGGGATGAATGCCTACTCGGCATTCCTTTCGGATGACGTGCGGATCAGCGTGCAGATCGAGGCGGTGAAGGTCGAGCCCGCCGCCGAGATGCCCGGCGCGGGAGGCTGA
- a CDS encoding DinB family protein: protein MGTAEFPVVSLAEALERLAGMPPFLEKALAGRTAEALRIRTEAGGEFSLVEQACHLRDLEREGYLHRLHRMLIEDTPELPGFEGGEIARMRNYQAQDAHAAACDFARCRAALVAGLAALDPPQLQRTARFGGRLISVADLASMVVDHDRGHREELQRLVASLPAP from the coding sequence ATGGGCACTGCCGAGTTTCCTGTCGTTTCGCTGGCCGAGGCGCTCGAGCGCCTCGCCGGGATGCCACCGTTCCTCGAGAAGGCGCTCGCCGGCCGCACGGCCGAGGCGCTGCGCATCCGTACGGAGGCGGGGGGCGAGTTCTCGCTGGTGGAGCAGGCCTGCCACCTGCGCGACCTCGAGCGTGAGGGCTATCTCCATCGCCTGCATCGCATGCTGATCGAGGACACGCCCGAGCTCCCGGGCTTCGAGGGCGGCGAGATCGCGCGCATGAGGAATTACCAGGCGCAGGATGCGCATGCGGCCGCGTGCGATTTCGCGCGTTGCCGCGCCGCGCTCGTCGCGGGCCTGGCGGCGCTCGATCCGCCGCAGTTGCAGCGCACGGCCCGCTTCGGCGGGCGGCTGATCTCGGTCGCGGACCTCGCCTCCATGGTCGTGGACCACGACCGCGGCCATCGCGAAGAGCTGCAGCGCCTGGTGGCCTCGCTGCCGGCGCCATGA
- the msrA gene encoding peptide-methionine (S)-S-oxide reductase MsrA: MNRVLASLAVSLLVAVAPAAFAQAKTEKATFGGGCFWCMEPPYDKLPGVISTISGYMGGKVTNPTYEQVSSGSTGHVEVVQVTYDPSKVSYEKLLEVFWVNVDPTVKDRQFCDAGTQYRTVIFYGSEAQRKAAEASKAAIEKSKPFKEPIVTPIEMAGTFYPAEEYHQDYYSKNPTRYKFYRSGCGRDARLKSLWGDKAGG; encoded by the coding sequence ATGAACCGCGTGCTCGCATCCCTCGCCGTTTCCCTGCTCGTGGCCGTAGCACCCGCGGCGTTCGCGCAGGCCAAGACCGAGAAGGCCACCTTCGGCGGCGGCTGCTTCTGGTGCATGGAGCCGCCCTACGACAAGCTCCCCGGCGTGATCTCCACGATCTCCGGCTACATGGGCGGCAAGGTCACGAATCCGACGTACGAGCAGGTCTCCTCGGGCAGCACCGGCCATGTCGAAGTGGTGCAGGTGACCTACGACCCGTCCAAGGTGAGCTACGAGAAGCTGCTCGAGGTGTTCTGGGTGAACGTCGATCCCACGGTGAAGGACCGCCAGTTCTGCGACGCCGGCACGCAGTACCGCACGGTGATCTTCTACGGCTCGGAGGCGCAGCGCAAAGCGGCCGAGGCTTCGAAGGCGGCGATCGAGAAATCGAAACCGTTCAAGGAGCCCATCGTGACGCCGATCGAGATGGCGGGCACGTTCTATCCGGCCGAGGAGTACCACCAGGACTACTACTCGAAGAATCCGACGCGCTACAAGTTCTACCGCTCCGGATGCGGACGCGACGCGCGCCTCAAGTCGTTGTGGGGCGACAAGGCCGGCGGCTAG
- a CDS encoding DUF2238 domain-containing protein translates to MTTRTASPALHLALLAVTIAILGWSAFGPSDRTTWILETAPIYAAALCIAVAYPRWRFTPLVLTAIAVHAAILCVGGKYTYAEVPAFNWLRDEYGLARNYYDRIGHLAQGFVPALVAREILIRRGVVRPGGWLFFIVTSICLSISACYEFVEWWAAVALGQGADAFLGSQGDVWDTQWDMFCAFLGAMLAQLLLSRLHDRQLGTASVRAGNP, encoded by the coding sequence ATGACAACAAGAACAGCTTCGCCGGCGTTGCACCTCGCCCTGCTCGCCGTCACGATCGCCATCCTCGGGTGGTCGGCCTTCGGCCCCTCCGACCGGACCACGTGGATCCTCGAGACGGCCCCGATCTACGCCGCGGCCCTCTGCATCGCCGTCGCCTATCCGCGCTGGCGCTTCACGCCACTCGTGCTCACGGCCATCGCGGTTCACGCCGCGATCCTCTGCGTCGGCGGCAAGTACACCTACGCCGAGGTGCCGGCCTTCAACTGGCTGCGTGACGAATACGGCCTTGCCCGCAACTACTACGACCGCATCGGCCATCTCGCGCAGGGCTTCGTGCCCGCGCTGGTCGCGCGCGAGATCCTGATTCGCCGCGGCGTCGTGCGTCCCGGCGGCTGGCTCTTCTTCATCGTGACCAGCATCTGCCTCTCGATCAGCGCGTGCTACGAGTTCGTCGAGTGGTGGGCCGCCGTGGCGCTGGGGCAGGGCGCCGATGCGTTCCTCGGCTCGCAAGGCGATGTCTGGGACACGCAATGGGACATGTTCTGCGCCTTCCTCGGCGCGATGCTCGCGCAGCTCCTGCTCTCGCGCCTGCACGATCGCCAGCTCGGCACGGCATCCGTTCGCGCCGGGAATCCGTAA
- a CDS encoding ROK family protein, with protein MESDPIHWRFGIDLGGTKTEIVALDPAGGIVYRHRVPTPASSYDDTVAALVALVKGAEREMGEGSVGIAAPGALSLVTGRVKNSNSTRLNDRPLKEDLERELGREIRIANDANCFALSEAVDGAGRGASIVFGVILGTGVGGGVVVNRHVLTGANAIAGEWGHNPMPLPTPGDLPLPRCYCGRAGCIEAYLSGPSLAADHARATGESFDTKSIAERAAQGDAACEATLQRYEERLARALGGAINLLDPHVIVLGGGLSSLDRLYENVPAIWGRYIFSDDVRTRLLPPVHGDSSGVRGAAWLWDNGG; from the coding sequence ATGGAGTCTGACCCCATTCATTGGCGGTTCGGGATCGACCTGGGTGGTACCAAGACGGAGATCGTCGCGCTCGATCCTGCGGGTGGCATCGTCTATCGCCATCGTGTCCCGACTCCGGCTTCGAGTTACGACGATACCGTCGCAGCCTTGGTGGCGCTCGTGAAGGGCGCAGAACGTGAGATGGGTGAGGGCTCCGTGGGAATCGCCGCCCCCGGTGCGCTCTCGCTCGTGACCGGCCGCGTGAAGAACTCCAACTCCACGCGCCTGAACGATCGCCCCCTCAAGGAAGACCTCGAGCGCGAGCTCGGCCGCGAGATCCGCATCGCCAACGATGCGAACTGCTTCGCGCTCTCCGAAGCGGTGGACGGTGCGGGGCGCGGCGCCTCGATCGTGTTCGGCGTGATCCTCGGCACGGGCGTGGGCGGCGGCGTGGTCGTGAACCGGCACGTGCTCACGGGCGCCAACGCGATCGCGGGCGAATGGGGCCACAACCCGATGCCGCTGCCGACCCCGGGCGACCTGCCGTTGCCGCGCTGCTATTGCGGCCGTGCCGGGTGCATCGAGGCGTATCTCTCCGGGCCGTCGCTCGCGGCGGACCATGCGCGCGCCACGGGCGAGAGCTTCGACACGAAATCCATTGCGGAGCGCGCGGCGCAGGGCGACGCGGCGTGCGAAGCGACGCTGCAGCGCTACGAGGAGCGGCTCGCCCGCGCGCTCGGCGGCGCCATCAACCTCCTCGATCCGCACGTGATCGTGCTGGGCGGCGGGCTCTCGTCGCTGGACCGTCTCTACGAGAACGTCCCCGCGATCTGGGGCCGCTACATCTTTTCCGACGACGTGCGCACGCGCCTGCTGCCCCCGGTGCATGGCGACTCGAGCGGGGTTCGCGGCGCGGCGTGGCTCTGGGACAATGGGGGATGA
- a CDS encoding transposase, which yields MYVPGVPNHVIVRGNNRQAIFGSEGDRIFFHRCLAERAPVHGVSIHAYVMMTNHVHLLATGSGSMSISRLMQSIGRRYVGYYNHQHDRTGTLWEGRHKSIPVETDRHLVDCQRYIELNPVRAGIVKHPADYPWSSHRHFAFDKPDTLVTPHELIVTLGYKGERTLAYRSLFEEDLDAETLQKIRSSVQKGWALGSDAFCKQLESLGGRRAQPRRRGPKPVQPALDLDDPNGV from the coding sequence TTGTACGTCCCCGGCGTTCCCAATCACGTCATTGTCCGCGGCAACAATCGCCAGGCGATATTCGGGTCGGAAGGTGATCGCATTTTCTTCCATCGATGCCTGGCCGAGAGGGCGCCTGTTCATGGCGTCTCGATCCACGCCTACGTGATGATGACGAATCACGTCCACCTGCTCGCCACCGGATCGGGCTCCATGTCGATCTCGCGGCTCATGCAGTCCATCGGGCGACGGTATGTGGGCTACTACAACCACCAGCACGATCGCACCGGCACGCTATGGGAAGGCCGGCACAAGTCGATTCCCGTTGAAACCGACCGGCACCTGGTCGACTGCCAGCGCTATATCGAGCTGAACCCCGTTCGCGCGGGGATCGTGAAGCATCCTGCCGACTATCCGTGGTCCAGCCACCGGCATTTCGCCTTCGACAAGCCAGATACCCTCGTGACGCCTCACGAGCTCATCGTGACGCTCGGGTACAAGGGAGAGCGGACGCTGGCATACCGCAGCCTCTTTGAAGAAGACCTCGACGCCGAGACGCTGCAGAAGATCCGCAGTTCCGTCCAAAAAGGCTGGGCTCTGGGCAGCGACGCCTTCTGCAAACAGTTGGAGTCGCTCGGAGGCCGCCGCGCCCAGCCGCGTCGCCGTGGTCCCAAACCTGTTCAGCCGGCACTCGACCTGGACGATCCGAATGGAGTCTGA
- a CDS encoding ATP-binding cassette domain-containing protein, with protein sequence MRGAHPAAFAAIAAFFAASIALAAFVNGYWVFVIATVALTAIAGIGLNVLIGLSGQISFGHVGFYALGAYAVAIISTSLKVSPWVALPAAPLVAALAGWALAVPALRASGPYLAMVTIAFGFIVENGAVEWRALTGGQNGIMGVPSLSVPGLPSGERGVAILAIVAVAVALHGYWRLARGTWGHAMRAVRDSETAAESVGIDPVRVKTVSFVLSAALAGFAGGLFAPLSGFVTPSTFAFSQSILFVLVVLIGGAGNSFGPVLGAVLVILMPEMLSGLAEYRLLFFGGLLLVVLWVAPRGVMGTLEGWIAARRRKSTSGVDGEGTLPLAPRSRATLAAEGLAIRFGGVTALEGFRFEAKPGTVHALIGPNGAGKTTALNLLSGFYAPQEGTMRLGGSALPAGYAHRIARSGVARTYQTSQLFGSLDVASNLALARLRGKLGALLGSKAIERAREPAPVLLAFAGYGGDAGAPAASLPHVDRRLVEIARALAADPDVILLDEPAAGLAREDKAKLAALLRKIAEQGIGVVLVEHDMALVMGCSDVVTVLESGRVIASGSPAQVQSDENVRRAYLGEGLDATAASAREASTGVPLLEVGKLATGYGAGDVLKGIDLRLNAGEMVAVLGANGAGKSTLMRAIAGLQRPVRGGIALAGEETASQPAHRMVARGLVLVPEGRQVFPELTVRDNLRLGGFLRRVAIDADVEAMLERFPRLRERIGQRAGLLSGGEQQMLAVARALMGKPVVLLLDEPSLGLAPKVIADLFAALDRLRAERMTLLLVDQMAGLALSLADRAYVIEDGRIVAAGAASDLAADKALERAYLGHTPK encoded by the coding sequence ATGAGGGGCGCGCACCCCGCCGCCTTCGCCGCGATCGCCGCCTTCTTCGCCGCCTCGATCGCGCTGGCGGCCTTCGTGAACGGGTACTGGGTGTTCGTGATCGCCACGGTCGCGCTCACCGCGATCGCCGGCATCGGGCTCAACGTGCTGATCGGGCTTTCGGGACAGATCTCGTTCGGGCATGTCGGTTTCTACGCGCTCGGCGCCTATGCGGTGGCGATCATTTCGACGAGCCTCAAGGTCTCGCCCTGGGTCGCGTTGCCCGCCGCGCCGCTCGTGGCTGCGCTCGCGGGATGGGCGCTCGCGGTGCCGGCCCTGCGCGCGAGCGGACCGTATCTCGCGATGGTGACGATCGCGTTCGGCTTCATCGTCGAGAACGGCGCGGTCGAATGGAGAGCGCTCACCGGCGGGCAGAACGGGATCATGGGCGTGCCTTCGCTTTCGGTTCCGGGCTTGCCGTCGGGCGAGCGCGGCGTGGCGATCCTCGCGATCGTGGCCGTCGCAGTCGCGCTGCATGGCTATTGGCGTCTTGCGCGCGGCACGTGGGGCCACGCGATGCGTGCGGTGCGAGACAGCGAGACCGCCGCGGAATCCGTCGGCATCGATCCGGTCCGGGTGAAGACGGTGTCGTTCGTGCTGTCCGCCGCGCTGGCGGGATTCGCGGGCGGGCTTTTCGCGCCGCTGTCGGGCTTCGTGACGCCCTCGACCTTCGCGTTCTCGCAATCGATCCTCTTCGTGCTCGTGGTGCTGATCGGCGGCGCGGGAAATTCGTTCGGACCCGTGCTGGGGGCGGTGCTGGTGATCCTGATGCCGGAGATGCTCTCGGGCCTCGCGGAATACCGCCTGCTCTTCTTCGGGGGCCTGCTGCTCGTGGTGCTGTGGGTCGCGCCGCGGGGCGTGATGGGCACGCTCGAGGGGTGGATCGCGGCGCGTCGCAGGAAGAGTACGTCGGGCGTCGACGGTGAGGGAACGCTGCCGCTCGCGCCTCGCTCGCGCGCGACGCTGGCCGCCGAGGGTCTCGCGATCCGCTTTGGCGGCGTGACGGCGCTCGAGGGCTTTCGCTTCGAGGCGAAGCCCGGCACCGTACACGCGCTGATCGGGCCCAACGGTGCAGGGAAGACCACCGCGTTGAACCTGCTCTCGGGTTTCTATGCGCCGCAGGAAGGGACGATGCGCCTGGGAGGCTCGGCGCTCCCTGCGGGGTACGCGCATCGCATCGCGCGCTCTGGCGTGGCGCGCACGTACCAGACCTCGCAGCTCTTCGGCTCGCTCGACGTCGCGTCGAACCTTGCGCTCGCTCGCCTGCGGGGCAAGCTCGGGGCGCTGCTGGGCTCGAAGGCGATCGAGCGCGCGCGCGAGCCGGCGCCCGTGCTACTTGCATTCGCTGGCTATGGGGGCGACGCGGGCGCGCCCGCCGCCTCGCTTCCGCACGTCGACCGGCGCCTGGTGGAGATCGCCCGCGCTCTCGCTGCGGATCCCGACGTGATCCTGCTCGACGAGCCCGCGGCCGGCCTGGCCCGCGAAGACAAGGCGAAGCTCGCGGCGTTGCTGCGGAAGATCGCGGAGCAGGGCATCGGCGTCGTGTTGGTCGAGCACGACATGGCACTCGTGATGGGCTGCTCGGATGTGGTGACGGTGCTCGAGTCGGGTCGCGTTATCGCGAGCGGTTCGCCGGCGCAGGTGCAGTCGGACGAAAATGTCCGCCGCGCTTATCTCGGCGAGGGGTTGGATGCGACAGCGGCTTCCGCCCGCGAGGCTTCCACCGGCGTCCCCTTGCTCGAGGTGGGCAAGCTGGCGACAGGCTATGGCGCGGGCGACGTGCTGAAGGGCATCGACCTGCGCCTCAATGCCGGCGAGATGGTCGCCGTGCTCGGAGCGAACGGCGCGGGCAAGTCCACGCTGATGCGCGCGATCGCCGGGCTCCAGCGCCCGGTTCGCGGCGGCATTGCGCTCGCGGGTGAGGAGACCGCCTCGCAGCCCGCGCATCGGATGGTCGCGCGCGGGCTGGTGCTGGTGCCCGAGGGCCGCCAGGTGTTCCCCGAGCTCACGGTGCGCGACAACCTGCGCCTCGGCGGCTTTCTGCGCCGCGTGGCCATCGACGCCGACGTGGAGGCGATGCTGGAGCGCTTCCCGCGCCTGCGCGAGCGGATCGGCCAGCGCGCGGGCCTGCTCTCCGGCGGCGAGCAGCAGATGCTCGCGGTCGCGCGCGCGCTGATGGGCAAGCCGGTGGTGCTGCTGCTCGACGAGCCTTCGCTGGGCTTGGCGCCCAAGGTGATCGCCGACCTCTTCGCCGCCCTCGACCGCCTGCGTGCCGAGCGCATGACCCTGCTGCTCGTCGACCAGATGGCGGGACTTGCACTTTCCCTCGCGGACCGCGCCTACGTCATCGAGGACGGCCGCATCGTCGCCGCCGGTGCGGCCTCCGACCTCGCCGCCGACAAAGCGCTCGAGCGCGCGTACTTGGGCCACACCCCAAAATGA
- a CDS encoding branched-chain amino acid ABC transporter permease, whose product MLASALLAGLALGSMYGLLALGYHVTYAVSGTVNFAQGSAMMLGAVFAYALMVVLKWPVVPAVACALALCAIYGLLVEAAAVRPFVRRGSNAWLIATVALGIVVDNAALFTFGKEPRGLPSSLAMTPISIGETSLGIYPLQALIPLAGLALAALLDAVARKTRWGTAMLAVVQNREAASLMGIDTARVIAAAYALSAVLAGIAGMLIAPLFNVNADMGTLFGLKAFAVAILGGIGSAWGVMAAGVLFGVAESLITATLGSGYTQILTFALVIGVLAWKPHGLFGRAGVKKV is encoded by the coding sequence TTGCTCGCCTCCGCGCTGCTCGCCGGGCTCGCGCTCGGCAGCATGTACGGGCTGCTGGCGCTCGGCTACCACGTCACCTACGCCGTCTCCGGCACGGTGAACTTCGCCCAGGGCAGCGCGATGATGCTGGGCGCGGTCTTCGCGTACGCGCTGATGGTGGTGCTCAAGTGGCCGGTGGTGCCCGCCGTCGCGTGCGCGCTGGCGCTCTGCGCGATCTACGGCCTGCTGGTGGAGGCCGCGGCGGTGCGGCCCTTCGTGCGGCGCGGCTCGAATGCCTGGCTGATCGCGACCGTGGCCCTCGGCATCGTCGTGGACAACGCGGCGCTCTTCACCTTCGGCAAGGAGCCGCGCGGCCTTCCCTCGTCGCTCGCGATGACGCCGATCTCCATCGGCGAGACTTCGCTCGGGATCTATCCGCTGCAAGCGTTGATCCCGCTCGCGGGGCTGGCGCTCGCGGCGCTCCTCGATGCCGTGGCGCGCAAGACGCGCTGGGGTACCGCGATGCTCGCCGTCGTGCAGAACCGCGAAGCCGCGAGCCTGATGGGCATCGACACGGCCCGCGTGATCGCCGCCGCGTACGCGCTTTCGGCGGTTCTCGCCGGCATTGCGGGCATGCTGATCGCGCCGCTCTTCAACGTGAACGCGGACATGGGCACGCTCTTCGGGCTGAAGGCGTTCGCGGTCGCGATCCTCGGCGGAATCGGCAGCGCCTGGGGCGTGATGGCCGCCGGGGTGCTCTTCGGCGTGGCCGAGTCGCTCATCACGGCGACGCTCGGCTCGGGATACACGCAGATCCTCACCTTCGCGCTGGTGATCGGCGTGCTGGCGTGGAAGCCGCACGGCCTCTTCGGGCGGGCCGGCGTGAAGAAGGTATGA
- a CDS encoding ABC transporter substrate-binding protein produces MTRALSRRFLLASAGLVAAAFVLAPRAHAQEPIKIGLVTALSGQSARAGEAITRGLTIAIDEINASGGLLGGRKLVLVRRDDEANPQKGVTAARELVFNEKVAVLFGGLDTPVSMAIVPLMNAEKKPFVGPWAAGTPITKNGASPNYVFRVSAVDEIVDKAMLNYAQKTFGAKNCGMILVNNPWGESNEKGLSAALAAKGLKPAGIEKFEGSDLDVVPQLTRLKSAGADCLFLVGNVGPSAQVVKSLDRMGWKVPIVSHWGPAGGRFTELAGPSAKNVHFVQTYSFFSKQGPVGEKVMKALMAKYPDIKGAGDITPAVGVANAYDAMMLASLAITAAGSTDGDAIRQGFYKIGTYDGLIKKYTQPFTATVHDAINENDYVWTQFIEDRIVPVGSSS; encoded by the coding sequence ATGACAAGAGCCCTTTCCCGCCGCTTCCTCCTTGCTTCCGCAGGCCTCGTGGCCGCCGCCTTCGTGCTGGCCCCCCGTGCCCACGCGCAGGAGCCCATCAAGATCGGCCTGGTGACGGCGCTCTCGGGCCAGTCCGCCCGCGCCGGCGAGGCCATCACGCGCGGCCTCACCATCGCCATCGACGAGATCAACGCCTCGGGCGGGCTGCTCGGCGGGCGGAAGCTCGTGCTGGTGCGCAGGGACGACGAGGCCAACCCGCAGAAGGGCGTCACCGCCGCGCGCGAGCTCGTGTTCAACGAGAAGGTCGCCGTGCTCTTCGGCGGCCTCGACACGCCGGTGTCGATGGCGATCGTGCCGCTCATGAACGCCGAGAAGAAGCCCTTCGTGGGCCCTTGGGCCGCGGGTACGCCGATCACGAAGAACGGCGCCAGCCCGAACTACGTCTTCCGCGTTTCCGCCGTCGACGAGATCGTCGACAAGGCGATGCTCAACTACGCGCAGAAGACCTTCGGCGCGAAGAACTGCGGGATGATCCTCGTGAACAACCCGTGGGGCGAATCGAACGAGAAGGGCCTCTCGGCGGCGCTCGCGGCGAAGGGCCTGAAGCCCGCGGGCATCGAGAAGTTCGAGGGCAGCGATCTCGATGTCGTCCCGCAGCTCACGCGCCTCAAGTCGGCCGGCGCCGACTGCCTCTTCCTCGTGGGCAACGTCGGTCCCTCCGCGCAGGTCGTGAAGTCGCTCGACCGCATGGGCTGGAAGGTTCCGATCGTCTCGCACTGGGGTCCCGCGGGCGGGCGCTTCACCGAGTTGGCCGGCCCGTCGGCGAAGAACGTCCACTTCGTGCAGACGTACAGCTTCTTCTCCAAGCAGGGCCCGGTGGGCGAGAAGGTCATGAAGGCGCTGATGGCGAAGTACCCCGACATCAAGGGCGCCGGCGACATCACGCCCGCGGTCGGCGTGGCCAACGCCTACGACGCGATGATGCTTGCGTCGCTCGCCATCACGGCGGCCGGTTCCACCGACGGCGACGCGATCCGCCAGGGCTTCTACAAGATCGGCACCTACGACGGCCTGATCAAGAAATACACGCAGCCGTTCACCGCGACGGTCCACGACGCGATCAACGAGAACGACTACGTCTGGACGCAGTTCATCGAGGATCGCATCGTCCCGGTCGGTTCGTCGAGCTGA